The following coding sequences lie in one Daphnia pulex isolate KAP4 chromosome 1, ASM2113471v1 genomic window:
- the LOC124199233 gene encoding far upstream element-binding protein 3-like isoform X21 produces the protein MRVHCYIPTLFRLRVLPHSLRSSRQPAFNIDQLNKPKHSAEDRRGSPSSPLCAAEFNSNRVASKIQPDSGSPSDFDFERNGSNSTVKRPFSSVSPSMENEPDAKRMAAAVAAAAAAAAANAADPFGALRSPGMQGRGPMMGMPAASMMNLGPISTEEVAVPDKMVGLIIGRGGEQISRLQAESGAKIQMAPDSAGLPDRTCTITGSREAIGRARELINNIVQTRGGPRDAGPPSVESLGGQHNVGIDLTLAPNVEVMIPGPKVGLIIGKGGETIKQLQERSGTRMVVVQDGPQQENEKPLRIYGDPQKVEHAKQLVYDLIAEKEMEVSARDSQMGRGRGRTGGGSTGGSSMNGAPYGRSPGGGSSTGGGWGEYGPGVGRSGGPSIGMARNGQDKVEYQFLVPSTKTGIIIGKGGETIKQINQQSGAFCELDRRPPPNPNEKIFIIRGSHEQVELAKRMISEKLGLGPMGAPPAQGYPMGQNQNAGAYAAQGWGAAAYQQWPGQPNDPSKADPNAANAAAWAAYYQQQQFYQQPGSGAPSAQSGNPGQPEGNSGSVPVNPQTGQPDYTAQWIQYYRSIGAMKDAEALEQQLKASKGMGNPAVSAAPAAAPAAAPTQDYSAQWAAYYRSIGKIGEAEAIEAQARMKQSGQGGQGPGQAGSAAQYGAYPGAGSGGSAAAAAGYYGGQPGGGQPQGGAAAYGYQGYGGYGQAPSDGQ, from the exons ATGAGAGTGCATTGTTATATCCCTACTCTATTCAGACTCAGAGTGCTGCCCCATTCACTTCGATCGTCCAGACAACCAGCATTCAACATCGACCAGCTGAATAAACCAA AACACAGTGCTGAAGACAGAAGAGGAAGCCCGTCGTCGCCCCTTTGTGCTGCTGAATTTAACTCCAATCGG GTTGCATCAAAAATTCAGCCAGATTCAGGAAGCCCGTCAGACTTTGACTTTGAAAGAAACGGTTCAAACTCCACTGTCAAGAGGCCTTTCAGCAGTGTAAGCCCATCAATGGAGAATGAACCTGATGCCAAGAGAATGGCAGCAgccgtggctgctgctgctgctgcagctgcagcAAATGCAGCTGATCCATTTGGAGCTTTGAGATCACCTGGTATGCAGGGAAGAGGACCGATGATGGGAATGCCTGCTGCCTCCATGATGAACCTTGGTCCCATCAGCACTGAAGAAGTTGCTGTTCCAGATAAAATGGTTGGATTGA TTATTGGACGAGGTGGAGAGCAGATTTCAAGACTGCAGGCTGAATCTGGagccaaaattcaaatggcaCCTGACAGTGCTGGCCTCCCTGACCGGACTTGCACAATCACTGGCTCAAGAGAAGCGATAGG GCGAGCTCGTGAACTGATCAACAATATTGTTCAAACTCGTGGTGGACCCAGAGATGCAGGACCTCCATCAGTTGAATCTTTAGGTGGACAACATAATGTGGGTATCGATCTCACTTTAGCTCCCAAT GTTGAAGTTATGATCCCTGGCCCTAAAGTAGGATTAATTATTGGTAAAGGTGGTGAAACAATCAAGCAGTTGCAG GAGAGGTCAGGAACAAGGATGGTAGTTGTTCAAGATGGTCCTcaacaagaaaacgaaaagCCTCTTCGCATCTACGGTGACCCACAGAAAGTTGAGCATGCAAAACAACTTGTGTACGACCTCATCGccgaaaaggaaatggaagtCTCC GCGCGTGATAGCCAGATGGGGCGGGGCCGGGGTCGAACTGGAGGAGGAAGCACAGGCGGCAGCAGTATGAATGGAGCTCCATATGGACGAAGCCCTGGCGGTGGAAGTTCAACAGGAGGTGGATGGGGAGAATATGGACCTGGTGTCGGCAGGAGCGGAGGACCAAGCATAGGAATGGCCCGTAACGGACAAGACAAAGTCGAGTACCAATTTCTGGTTCCTTCCACCAAAACCGGAATTATTATAGGCAAAG GAGGCGAAACAATCAAGCAGATCAATCAACAGTCCGGAGCGTTTTGCGAGCTTGATCGGAGGCCCCCTCCAAATCCAAATGAAAAGATCTTCATCATTAGGGGATCGCATGAACAAGTGGAGTTGGCGAAACGTATGATCAGCGAAAAACTGGGATTG GGACCAATGGGTGCACCTCCAGCACAGGGTTACCCAATGGGACAAAATCAGAACGCTGGAGCTTACGCAGCTCAAGGCTGGGGAGCAGCCGCTTATCAACAGTGGCCTGGACAACCCAACGACCCAT CGAAAGCGGATCCAAATGCCGCAAACGCTGCCGCGTGGGCAGCATAttaccagcaacagcagttcTACCAACAGCCGGGAAGTGGCGCTCCTTCAGCCCAAAGTGGCAATCCTGGACAGCCTGAGGGCAATAGCG GGAGTGTCCCTGTCAATCCTCAAACTGGACAACCAGACTATACGGCCCAGTGGATACAGTACTATAGAAGTATTGGAGCCATGAAAGATGCGGAAGCTCTTGAACAACAGCTAAAGGCCAGCAAG GGTATGGGAAATCCAGCAGTATCAGCAGCTCCCGCAGCTGCTCCAGCGGCGGCGCCAACCCAAGACTATAGCGCACAGTGGGCCGCGTACTACCGCTCCATTGGCAAGATTGGAGAAGCTGAAGCCATCGAAGCTCAGGCAAGGATGAAGCAG agtGGCCAGGGCGGTCAAGGCCCAGGTCAAGCTGGATCAGCTGCTCAGTACGGAGCCTACCCTGGCGCTGGATCTGGAGGTAGTGCCGCAGCAGCGGCTGGATACTACGGTGGACAGCCTGGCGGAGGCCAACCTCAAGGTGGAGCAGCAGCTTATGGCTACCAAGGGTATGGAGGCTATGGACAAGCTCCTTCTGACGGACAATAG
- the LOC124199233 gene encoding far upstream element-binding protein 3-like isoform X9, protein MRVHCYIPTLFRLRVLPHSLRSSRQPAFNIDQLNKPKHSAEDRRGSPSSPLCAAEFNSNRVASKIQPDSGSPSDFDFERNGSNSTVKRPFSSVSPSMENEPDAKRMAAAVAAAAAAAAANAADPFGALRSPGMQGRGPMMGMPAASMMNLGPISTEEVAVPDKMVGLIIGRGGEQISRLQAESGAKIQMAPDSAGLPDRTCTITGSREAIGRARELINNIVQTRGGPRDAGPPSVESLGGQHNVGIDLTLAPNVEVMIPGPKVGLIIGKGGETIKQLQERSGTRMVVVQDGPQQENEKPLRIYGDPQKVEHAKQLVYDLIAEKEMEVSAFSRGQRFGSYGGGGPQQTIEVAVPRSAVGVVIGKNGEMIKKIQNETGARVQFQQGRDDNPEERMCALTGTMNQIEDARQRIEELIESARDSQMGRGRGRTGGGSTGGSSMNGAPYGRSPGGGSSTGGGWGEYGPGVGRSGGPSIGMARNGQDKVEYQFLVPSTKTGIIIGKGGETIKQINQQSGAFCELDRRPPPNPNEKIFIIRGSHEQVELAKRMISEKLGLGPMGAPPAQGYPMGQNQNAGAYAAQGWGAAAYQQWPGQPNDPSKADPNAANAAAWAAYYQQQQFYQQPGSGAPSAQSGNPGQPEGNSGSVPVNPQTGQPDYTAQWIQYYRSIGAMKDAEALEQQLKASKGMGNPAVSAAPAAAPAAAPTQDYSAQWAAYYRSIGKIGEAEAIEAQARMKQSGQGGQGPGQAGSAAQYGAYPGAGSGGSAAAAAGYYGGQPGGGQPQGGAAAYGYQGYGGYGQAPSDGQ, encoded by the exons ATGAGAGTGCATTGTTATATCCCTACTCTATTCAGACTCAGAGTGCTGCCCCATTCACTTCGATCGTCCAGACAACCAGCATTCAACATCGACCAGCTGAATAAACCAA AACACAGTGCTGAAGACAGAAGAGGAAGCCCGTCGTCGCCCCTTTGTGCTGCTGAATTTAACTCCAATCGG GTTGCATCAAAAATTCAGCCAGATTCAGGAAGCCCGTCAGACTTTGACTTTGAAAGAAACGGTTCAAACTCCACTGTCAAGAGGCCTTTCAGCAGTGTAAGCCCATCAATGGAGAATGAACCTGATGCCAAGAGAATGGCAGCAgccgtggctgctgctgctgctgcagctgcagcAAATGCAGCTGATCCATTTGGAGCTTTGAGATCACCTGGTATGCAGGGAAGAGGACCGATGATGGGAATGCCTGCTGCCTCCATGATGAACCTTGGTCCCATCAGCACTGAAGAAGTTGCTGTTCCAGATAAAATGGTTGGATTGA TTATTGGACGAGGTGGAGAGCAGATTTCAAGACTGCAGGCTGAATCTGGagccaaaattcaaatggcaCCTGACAGTGCTGGCCTCCCTGACCGGACTTGCACAATCACTGGCTCAAGAGAAGCGATAGG GCGAGCTCGTGAACTGATCAACAATATTGTTCAAACTCGTGGTGGACCCAGAGATGCAGGACCTCCATCAGTTGAATCTTTAGGTGGACAACATAATGTGGGTATCGATCTCACTTTAGCTCCCAAT GTTGAAGTTATGATCCCTGGCCCTAAAGTAGGATTAATTATTGGTAAAGGTGGTGAAACAATCAAGCAGTTGCAG GAGAGGTCAGGAACAAGGATGGTAGTTGTTCAAGATGGTCCTcaacaagaaaacgaaaagCCTCTTCGCATCTACGGTGACCCACAGAAAGTTGAGCATGCAAAACAACTTGTGTACGACCTCATCGccgaaaaggaaatggaagtCTCC GCCTTCAGTCGAGGACAGAGGTTTGGTAGTTATGGAGGAGGTGGGCCGCAGCAAACTATCGAG GTGGCAGTGCCGCGATCGGCTGTCGGTGTTGTAATTGGCAAGAACGGCGAGATGATCAAGAAGATCCAGAACGAAACAGGAGCCCGGGTTCAGTTCCAGCAGGGACGAGACGACAATCCCGAGGAAAGGATGTGCGCGCTGACAGGCACCATGAACCAGATCGAGGACGCCAGACAACGCATCGAAGAACTCATTGAATCT GCGCGTGATAGCCAGATGGGGCGGGGCCGGGGTCGAACTGGAGGAGGAAGCACAGGCGGCAGCAGTATGAATGGAGCTCCATATGGACGAAGCCCTGGCGGTGGAAGTTCAACAGGAGGTGGATGGGGAGAATATGGACCTGGTGTCGGCAGGAGCGGAGGACCAAGCATAGGAATGGCCCGTAACGGACAAGACAAAGTCGAGTACCAATTTCTGGTTCCTTCCACCAAAACCGGAATTATTATAGGCAAAG GAGGCGAAACAATCAAGCAGATCAATCAACAGTCCGGAGCGTTTTGCGAGCTTGATCGGAGGCCCCCTCCAAATCCAAATGAAAAGATCTTCATCATTAGGGGATCGCATGAACAAGTGGAGTTGGCGAAACGTATGATCAGCGAAAAACTGGGATTG GGACCAATGGGTGCACCTCCAGCACAGGGTTACCCAATGGGACAAAATCAGAACGCTGGAGCTTACGCAGCTCAAGGCTGGGGAGCAGCCGCTTATCAACAGTGGCCTGGACAACCCAACGACCCAT CGAAAGCGGATCCAAATGCCGCAAACGCTGCCGCGTGGGCAGCATAttaccagcaacagcagttcTACCAACAGCCGGGAAGTGGCGCTCCTTCAGCCCAAAGTGGCAATCCTGGACAGCCTGAGGGCAATAGCG GGAGTGTCCCTGTCAATCCTCAAACTGGACAACCAGACTATACGGCCCAGTGGATACAGTACTATAGAAGTATTGGAGCCATGAAAGATGCGGAAGCTCTTGAACAACAGCTAAAGGCCAGCAAG GGTATGGGAAATCCAGCAGTATCAGCAGCTCCCGCAGCTGCTCCAGCGGCGGCGCCAACCCAAGACTATAGCGCACAGTGGGCCGCGTACTACCGCTCCATTGGCAAGATTGGAGAAGCTGAAGCCATCGAAGCTCAGGCAAGGATGAAGCAG agtGGCCAGGGCGGTCAAGGCCCAGGTCAAGCTGGATCAGCTGCTCAGTACGGAGCCTACCCTGGCGCTGGATCTGGAGGTAGTGCCGCAGCAGCGGCTGGATACTACGGTGGACAGCCTGGCGGAGGCCAACCTCAAGGTGGAGCAGCAGCTTATGGCTACCAAGGGTATGGAGGCTATGGACAAGCTCCTTCTGACGGACAATAG
- the LOC124199233 gene encoding far upstream element-binding protein 1-like isoform X17, which produces MEVSVTAQNNSQNSAFADAVQRAREVASKIQPDSGSPSDFDFERNGSNSTVKRPFSSVSPSMENEPDAKRMAAAVAAAAAAAAANAADPFGALRSPGMQGRGPMMGMPAASMMNLGPISTEEVAVPDKMVGLIIGRGGEQISRLQAESGAKIQMAPDSAGLPDRTCTITGSREAIGRARELINNIVQTRGGPRDAGPPSVESLGGQHNVGIDLTLAPNVEVMIPGPKVGLIIGKGGETIKQLQERSGTRMVVVQDGPQQENEKPLRIYGDPQKVEHAKQLVYDLIAEKEMEVSVAVPRSAVGVVIGKNGEMIKKIQNETGARVQFQQGRDDNPEERMCALTGTMNQIEDARQRIEELIESVLARDSQMGRGRGRTGGGSTGGSSMNGAPYGRSPGGGSSTGGGWGEYGPGVGRSGGPSIGMARNGQDKVEYQFLVPSTKTGIIIGKGGETIKQINQQSGAFCELDRRPPPNPNEKIFIIRGSHEQVELAKRMISEKLGLGPMGAPPAQGYPMGQNQNAGAYAAQGWGAAAYQQWPGQPNDPSKADPNAANAAAWAAYYQQQQFYQQPGSGAPSAQSGNPGQPEGNSGSVPVNPQTGQPDYTAQWIQYYRSIGAMKDAEALEQQLKASKGMGNPAVSAAPAAAPAAAPTQDYSAQWAAYYRSIGKIGEAEAIEAQARMKQSGQGGQGPGQAGSAAQYGAYPGAGSGGSAAAAAGYYGGQPGGGQPQGGAAAYGYQGYGGYGQAPSDGQ; this is translated from the exons ATGGAAGTTTCTGTTACGGCACAAAACAACAGCCAGAATTCTGCATTTGCGGATGCCGTTCAACGAGCCAGAGag GTTGCATCAAAAATTCAGCCAGATTCAGGAAGCCCGTCAGACTTTGACTTTGAAAGAAACGGTTCAAACTCCACTGTCAAGAGGCCTTTCAGCAGTGTAAGCCCATCAATGGAGAATGAACCTGATGCCAAGAGAATGGCAGCAgccgtggctgctgctgctgctgcagctgcagcAAATGCAGCTGATCCATTTGGAGCTTTGAGATCACCTGGTATGCAGGGAAGAGGACCGATGATGGGAATGCCTGCTGCCTCCATGATGAACCTTGGTCCCATCAGCACTGAAGAAGTTGCTGTTCCAGATAAAATGGTTGGATTGA TTATTGGACGAGGTGGAGAGCAGATTTCAAGACTGCAGGCTGAATCTGGagccaaaattcaaatggcaCCTGACAGTGCTGGCCTCCCTGACCGGACTTGCACAATCACTGGCTCAAGAGAAGCGATAGG GCGAGCTCGTGAACTGATCAACAATATTGTTCAAACTCGTGGTGGACCCAGAGATGCAGGACCTCCATCAGTTGAATCTTTAGGTGGACAACATAATGTGGGTATCGATCTCACTTTAGCTCCCAAT GTTGAAGTTATGATCCCTGGCCCTAAAGTAGGATTAATTATTGGTAAAGGTGGTGAAACAATCAAGCAGTTGCAG GAGAGGTCAGGAACAAGGATGGTAGTTGTTCAAGATGGTCCTcaacaagaaaacgaaaagCCTCTTCGCATCTACGGTGACCCACAGAAAGTTGAGCATGCAAAACAACTTGTGTACGACCTCATCGccgaaaaggaaatggaagtCTCC GTGGCAGTGCCGCGATCGGCTGTCGGTGTTGTAATTGGCAAGAACGGCGAGATGATCAAGAAGATCCAGAACGAAACAGGAGCCCGGGTTCAGTTCCAGCAGGGACGAGACGACAATCCCGAGGAAAGGATGTGCGCGCTGACAGGCACCATGAACCAGATCGAGGACGCCAGACAACGCATCGAAGAACTCATTGAATCTGTATTG GCGCGTGATAGCCAGATGGGGCGGGGCCGGGGTCGAACTGGAGGAGGAAGCACAGGCGGCAGCAGTATGAATGGAGCTCCATATGGACGAAGCCCTGGCGGTGGAAGTTCAACAGGAGGTGGATGGGGAGAATATGGACCTGGTGTCGGCAGGAGCGGAGGACCAAGCATAGGAATGGCCCGTAACGGACAAGACAAAGTCGAGTACCAATTTCTGGTTCCTTCCACCAAAACCGGAATTATTATAGGCAAAG GAGGCGAAACAATCAAGCAGATCAATCAACAGTCCGGAGCGTTTTGCGAGCTTGATCGGAGGCCCCCTCCAAATCCAAATGAAAAGATCTTCATCATTAGGGGATCGCATGAACAAGTGGAGTTGGCGAAACGTATGATCAGCGAAAAACTGGGATTG GGACCAATGGGTGCACCTCCAGCACAGGGTTACCCAATGGGACAAAATCAGAACGCTGGAGCTTACGCAGCTCAAGGCTGGGGAGCAGCCGCTTATCAACAGTGGCCTGGACAACCCAACGACCCAT CGAAAGCGGATCCAAATGCCGCAAACGCTGCCGCGTGGGCAGCATAttaccagcaacagcagttcTACCAACAGCCGGGAAGTGGCGCTCCTTCAGCCCAAAGTGGCAATCCTGGACAGCCTGAGGGCAATAGCG GGAGTGTCCCTGTCAATCCTCAAACTGGACAACCAGACTATACGGCCCAGTGGATACAGTACTATAGAAGTATTGGAGCCATGAAAGATGCGGAAGCTCTTGAACAACAGCTAAAGGCCAGCAAG GGTATGGGAAATCCAGCAGTATCAGCAGCTCCCGCAGCTGCTCCAGCGGCGGCGCCAACCCAAGACTATAGCGCACAGTGGGCCGCGTACTACCGCTCCATTGGCAAGATTGGAGAAGCTGAAGCCATCGAAGCTCAGGCAAGGATGAAGCAG agtGGCCAGGGCGGTCAAGGCCCAGGTCAAGCTGGATCAGCTGCTCAGTACGGAGCCTACCCTGGCGCTGGATCTGGAGGTAGTGCCGCAGCAGCGGCTGGATACTACGGTGGACAGCCTGGCGGAGGCCAACCTCAAGGTGGAGCAGCAGCTTATGGCTACCAAGGGTATGGAGGCTATGGACAAGCTCCTTCTGACGGACAATAG
- the LOC124199233 gene encoding far upstream element-binding protein 1-like isoform X27: protein MENEPDAKRMAAAVAAAAAAAAANAADPFGALRSPGMQGRGPMMGMPAASMMNLGPISTEEVAVPDKMVGLIIGRGGEQISRLQAESGAKIQMAPDSAGLPDRTCTITGSREAIGRARELINNIVQTRGGPRDAGPPSVESLGGQHNVGIDLTLAPNVEVMIPGPKVGLIIGKGGETIKQLQERSGTRMVVVQDGPQQENEKPLRIYGDPQKVEHAKQLVYDLIAEKEMEVSARDSQMGRGRGRTGGGSTGGSSMNGAPYGRSPGGGSSTGGGWGEYGPGVGRSGGPSIGMARNGQDKVEYQFLVPSTKTGIIIGKGGETIKQINQQSGAFCELDRRPPPNPNEKIFIIRGSHEQVELAKRMISEKLGLGPMGAPPAQGYPMGQNQNAGAYAAQGWGAAAYQQWPGQPNDPSKADPNAANAAAWAAYYQQQQFYQQPGSGAPSAQSGNPGQPEGNSGSVPVNPQTGQPDYTAQWIQYYRSIGAMKDAEALEQQLKASKGMGNPAVSAAPAAAPAAAPTQDYSAQWAAYYRSIGKIGEAEAIEAQARMKQSGQGGQGPGQAGSAAQYGAYPGAGSGGSAAAAAGYYGGQPGGGQPQGGAAAYGYQGYGGYGQAPSDGQ from the exons ATGGAGAATGAACCTGATGCCAAGAGAATGGCAGCAgccgtggctgctgctgctgctgcagctgcagcAAATGCAGCTGATCCATTTGGAGCTTTGAGATCACCTGGTATGCAGGGAAGAGGACCGATGATGGGAATGCCTGCTGCCTCCATGATGAACCTTGGTCCCATCAGCACTGAAGAAGTTGCTGTTCCAGATAAAATGGTTGGATTGA TTATTGGACGAGGTGGAGAGCAGATTTCAAGACTGCAGGCTGAATCTGGagccaaaattcaaatggcaCCTGACAGTGCTGGCCTCCCTGACCGGACTTGCACAATCACTGGCTCAAGAGAAGCGATAGG GCGAGCTCGTGAACTGATCAACAATATTGTTCAAACTCGTGGTGGACCCAGAGATGCAGGACCTCCATCAGTTGAATCTTTAGGTGGACAACATAATGTGGGTATCGATCTCACTTTAGCTCCCAAT GTTGAAGTTATGATCCCTGGCCCTAAAGTAGGATTAATTATTGGTAAAGGTGGTGAAACAATCAAGCAGTTGCAG GAGAGGTCAGGAACAAGGATGGTAGTTGTTCAAGATGGTCCTcaacaagaaaacgaaaagCCTCTTCGCATCTACGGTGACCCACAGAAAGTTGAGCATGCAAAACAACTTGTGTACGACCTCATCGccgaaaaggaaatggaagtCTCC GCGCGTGATAGCCAGATGGGGCGGGGCCGGGGTCGAACTGGAGGAGGAAGCACAGGCGGCAGCAGTATGAATGGAGCTCCATATGGACGAAGCCCTGGCGGTGGAAGTTCAACAGGAGGTGGATGGGGAGAATATGGACCTGGTGTCGGCAGGAGCGGAGGACCAAGCATAGGAATGGCCCGTAACGGACAAGACAAAGTCGAGTACCAATTTCTGGTTCCTTCCACCAAAACCGGAATTATTATAGGCAAAG GAGGCGAAACAATCAAGCAGATCAATCAACAGTCCGGAGCGTTTTGCGAGCTTGATCGGAGGCCCCCTCCAAATCCAAATGAAAAGATCTTCATCATTAGGGGATCGCATGAACAAGTGGAGTTGGCGAAACGTATGATCAGCGAAAAACTGGGATTG GGACCAATGGGTGCACCTCCAGCACAGGGTTACCCAATGGGACAAAATCAGAACGCTGGAGCTTACGCAGCTCAAGGCTGGGGAGCAGCCGCTTATCAACAGTGGCCTGGACAACCCAACGACCCAT CGAAAGCGGATCCAAATGCCGCAAACGCTGCCGCGTGGGCAGCATAttaccagcaacagcagttcTACCAACAGCCGGGAAGTGGCGCTCCTTCAGCCCAAAGTGGCAATCCTGGACAGCCTGAGGGCAATAGCG GGAGTGTCCCTGTCAATCCTCAAACTGGACAACCAGACTATACGGCCCAGTGGATACAGTACTATAGAAGTATTGGAGCCATGAAAGATGCGGAAGCTCTTGAACAACAGCTAAAGGCCAGCAAG GGTATGGGAAATCCAGCAGTATCAGCAGCTCCCGCAGCTGCTCCAGCGGCGGCGCCAACCCAAGACTATAGCGCACAGTGGGCCGCGTACTACCGCTCCATTGGCAAGATTGGAGAAGCTGAAGCCATCGAAGCTCAGGCAAGGATGAAGCAG agtGGCCAGGGCGGTCAAGGCCCAGGTCAAGCTGGATCAGCTGCTCAGTACGGAGCCTACCCTGGCGCTGGATCTGGAGGTAGTGCCGCAGCAGCGGCTGGATACTACGGTGGACAGCCTGGCGGAGGCCAACCTCAAGGTGGAGCAGCAGCTTATGGCTACCAAGGGTATGGAGGCTATGGACAAGCTCCTTCTGACGGACAATAG
- the LOC124199233 gene encoding far upstream element-binding protein 1-like isoform X25 produces MENEPDAKRMAAAVAAAAAAAAANAADPFGALRSPGMQGRGPMMGMPAASMMNLGPISTEEVAVPDKMVGLIIGRGGEQISRLQAESGAKIQMAPDSAGLPDRTCTITGSREAIGRARELINNIVQTRGGPRDAGPPSVESLGGQHNVGIDLTLAPNVEVMIPGPKVGLIIGKGGETIKQLQERSGTRMVVVQDGPQQENEKPLRIYGDPQKVEHAKQLVYDLIAEKEMEVSVAVPRSAVGVVIGKNGEMIKKIQNETGARVQFQQGRDDNPEERMCALTGTMNQIEDARQRIEELIESARDSQMGRGRGRTGGGSTGGSSMNGAPYGRSPGGGSSTGGGWGEYGPGVGRSGGPSIGMARNGQDKVEYQFLVPSTKTGIIIGKGGETIKQINQQSGAFCELDRRPPPNPNEKIFIIRGSHEQVELAKRMISEKLGLGPMGAPPAQGYPMGQNQNAGAYAAQGWGAAAYQQWPGQPNDPSKADPNAANAAAWAAYYQQQQFYQQPGSGAPSAQSGNPGQPEGNSGSVPVNPQTGQPDYTAQWIQYYRSIGAMKDAEALEQQLKASKGMGNPAVSAAPAAAPAAAPTQDYSAQWAAYYRSIGKIGEAEAIEAQARMKQSGQGGQGPGQAGSAAQYGAYPGAGSGGSAAAAAGYYGGQPGGGQPQGGAAAYGYQGYGGYGQAPSDGQ; encoded by the exons ATGGAGAATGAACCTGATGCCAAGAGAATGGCAGCAgccgtggctgctgctgctgctgcagctgcagcAAATGCAGCTGATCCATTTGGAGCTTTGAGATCACCTGGTATGCAGGGAAGAGGACCGATGATGGGAATGCCTGCTGCCTCCATGATGAACCTTGGTCCCATCAGCACTGAAGAAGTTGCTGTTCCAGATAAAATGGTTGGATTGA TTATTGGACGAGGTGGAGAGCAGATTTCAAGACTGCAGGCTGAATCTGGagccaaaattcaaatggcaCCTGACAGTGCTGGCCTCCCTGACCGGACTTGCACAATCACTGGCTCAAGAGAAGCGATAGG GCGAGCTCGTGAACTGATCAACAATATTGTTCAAACTCGTGGTGGACCCAGAGATGCAGGACCTCCATCAGTTGAATCTTTAGGTGGACAACATAATGTGGGTATCGATCTCACTTTAGCTCCCAAT GTTGAAGTTATGATCCCTGGCCCTAAAGTAGGATTAATTATTGGTAAAGGTGGTGAAACAATCAAGCAGTTGCAG GAGAGGTCAGGAACAAGGATGGTAGTTGTTCAAGATGGTCCTcaacaagaaaacgaaaagCCTCTTCGCATCTACGGTGACCCACAGAAAGTTGAGCATGCAAAACAACTTGTGTACGACCTCATCGccgaaaaggaaatggaagtCTCC GTGGCAGTGCCGCGATCGGCTGTCGGTGTTGTAATTGGCAAGAACGGCGAGATGATCAAGAAGATCCAGAACGAAACAGGAGCCCGGGTTCAGTTCCAGCAGGGACGAGACGACAATCCCGAGGAAAGGATGTGCGCGCTGACAGGCACCATGAACCAGATCGAGGACGCCAGACAACGCATCGAAGAACTCATTGAATCT GCGCGTGATAGCCAGATGGGGCGGGGCCGGGGTCGAACTGGAGGAGGAAGCACAGGCGGCAGCAGTATGAATGGAGCTCCATATGGACGAAGCCCTGGCGGTGGAAGTTCAACAGGAGGTGGATGGGGAGAATATGGACCTGGTGTCGGCAGGAGCGGAGGACCAAGCATAGGAATGGCCCGTAACGGACAAGACAAAGTCGAGTACCAATTTCTGGTTCCTTCCACCAAAACCGGAATTATTATAGGCAAAG GAGGCGAAACAATCAAGCAGATCAATCAACAGTCCGGAGCGTTTTGCGAGCTTGATCGGAGGCCCCCTCCAAATCCAAATGAAAAGATCTTCATCATTAGGGGATCGCATGAACAAGTGGAGTTGGCGAAACGTATGATCAGCGAAAAACTGGGATTG GGACCAATGGGTGCACCTCCAGCACAGGGTTACCCAATGGGACAAAATCAGAACGCTGGAGCTTACGCAGCTCAAGGCTGGGGAGCAGCCGCTTATCAACAGTGGCCTGGACAACCCAACGACCCAT CGAAAGCGGATCCAAATGCCGCAAACGCTGCCGCGTGGGCAGCATAttaccagcaacagcagttcTACCAACAGCCGGGAAGTGGCGCTCCTTCAGCCCAAAGTGGCAATCCTGGACAGCCTGAGGGCAATAGCG GGAGTGTCCCTGTCAATCCTCAAACTGGACAACCAGACTATACGGCCCAGTGGATACAGTACTATAGAAGTATTGGAGCCATGAAAGATGCGGAAGCTCTTGAACAACAGCTAAAGGCCAGCAAG GGTATGGGAAATCCAGCAGTATCAGCAGCTCCCGCAGCTGCTCCAGCGGCGGCGCCAACCCAAGACTATAGCGCACAGTGGGCCGCGTACTACCGCTCCATTGGCAAGATTGGAGAAGCTGAAGCCATCGAAGCTCAGGCAAGGATGAAGCAG agtGGCCAGGGCGGTCAAGGCCCAGGTCAAGCTGGATCAGCTGCTCAGTACGGAGCCTACCCTGGCGCTGGATCTGGAGGTAGTGCCGCAGCAGCGGCTGGATACTACGGTGGACAGCCTGGCGGAGGCCAACCTCAAGGTGGAGCAGCAGCTTATGGCTACCAAGGGTATGGAGGCTATGGACAAGCTCCTTCTGACGGACAATAG